A region from the Dendropsophus ebraccatus isolate aDenEbr1 chromosome 1, aDenEbr1.pat, whole genome shotgun sequence genome encodes:
- the SEMA4C gene encoding semaphorin-4C, protein MIPQWLCILALLISVEVKAWNQMPRKTVRYSGFTENRQAWHGGISHYLTLMLDEARGALYVGAREIIFSLDLNNIGRELRPPIIWEAPSERKLECVNKGKSNQTECFNYIRILEKYNETHLLTCGTYAFQPKCAYIELSTFTLDSVNIEDGRGKCPYDPSTGHTGLVVDGILFSATLFNFLGTEPVIQRSMGQHSSIKTEYLATWLNEAKFVGAAHMPESVDSKIGDDDKIYFFFTERALEYDCYSEQVVSRVARVCKGDLGGARTLQRKWTSFLKARLVCSIPELQLHFNLLQSVFTLRTDQWRSTQFYAVFQARWGDVTVSAVCQYAIQDIQKVFDGHYKEYREQAQKWGRYSDSVPSPRPGSCITNFHRHHGMNSSMDLPDNTLNFAKKHPLMDDSVQPVQGRPLLVRKGVNFTTLAVHRTTGLNGDLYDVLFIGTGNGWVNKAVRVASTVHLIEELQMFDKPYPVHSLVLSSRKSNLFAGSPSGLVRLPMADCSKYRSCADCILARDPFCAWNLSSSRCVDSNSQDEDALLQDIENFDTSMCEVQYMKLSKPSSRNLTVAIGTNVVLPCELTSNLAQPIWKFNGQDLRPDDNDSVLYDITLQALVILGVSVHHSGTYSCFSVEQGAQFPSKHYQLNVVASPSLTLESSAPMDGLGLVWMMVIALGAVCLALFLAVVYLRRKLQDEMEKGSKSLENTLVYPIQLPSQPKIAKCLPSADSDEKLWDPSSYYYSDGSLKIVPGHALCQNSTGSSSPSGNGIPGQPLPSPPLHSPNHMLLSGVRGSSSNGYIRLTLGGGINEERPPLGDLNEELRWKLKQRQALPDSNPEESSV, encoded by the exons ATGATTCCGCAGTGGTTGTGTATTTTGGCCCTTTTAATAAGCGTCGAAGTCAAAGCATGGAATCAGATGCCACGCAAGACGGTGCGATATTCAG GCTTCACTGAAAATCGTCAGGCCTGGCATGGTGGCATCTCCCATTACTTAACACTGATGCTGGATGAAGCTCGGGGTGCGCTGTATGTAGGGGCACGGGAGATCATATTTTCTCTAGACCTTAATAACATTGGCAGAGAGCTGAGGCCACCG ATTATATGGGAAGCCCCAAGTGAAAGGAAGCTGGAGTGTGTCAATAAAGGAAAGAGCAATCAG ACCGAGTGCTTCAATTATATCCGCATCCTTGAGAAATATAATGAAACTCATCTTCTGACCTGCGGGACCTACGCCTTCCAGCCCAAGTGTGCTTATATA gaGCTGTCAACCTTCACTCTGGATAGTGTCAACATAGAAGATGGGAGAGGAAAATGTCCCTATGATCCATCTACAGGCCACACTGGGCTGGTTGTAG ATGGGATTTTGTTCTCTGCCACATTATTCAACTTCCTGGGTACAGAGCCGGTGATCCAACGCAGTATGGGGCAGCATAGCAGTATAAAGACAGAATATCTAGCAACATGGCTGAATG AGGCCAAGTTTGTTGGCGCGGCTCATATGCCGGAAAGTGTGGATAGTAAGATAGGCGATGACGACAAGATCTATTTCTTCTTCACCGAGCGTGCCCTGGAATATGATTGCTATAGTGAGCAGGTGGTGTCCCGGGTGGCCCGCGTCTGTAAA GGAGATTTAGGAGGGGCTCGCACCTTACAGAGGAAGTGGACCAGTTTCTTGAAGGCCCGGCTAGTGTGCTCCATCCCAGAGCTTCAACTTCACTTTAACCTGTTACAGTCTGTGTTTACCCTGCGGACTGACCAATGGAGGTCTACACAGTTCTACGCCGTCTTCCAGGCACGATG GGGTGATGTTACAGTCTCTGCGGTCTGCCAGTACGCCATTCAGGACATTCAGAAGGTCTTTGATGGACATTACAAGGAATACCGAGAACAAGCCCAGAAATGGGGCCGCTACTCTGACTCTGTGCCCAGTCCACGACCTGGATCT TGTATCACTAATTTCCACCGGCATCACGGAATGAACAGCTCGATGGACCTCCCTGATAACACACTCAACTTTGCCAAGAAGCACCCGCTCATGGATGACTCTGTTCAGCCTGTGCAAGGCCGCCCTCTGCTGGTCAGGAAGGGAGTCAACTTCACAACTCTGGCAGTGCACAGGACTACAGGACTGAATGGGGATTTGTATGACGTGCTCTTCATTGGAACAG gaaatGGATGGGTGAACAAAGCCGTCCGTGTTGCTTCTACTGTCCATTTAATCGAGGAGCTTCAGATGTTTGATAAGCCCTATCCAGTCCACAGCTTGGTCCTGTCTTCTCGAAAG tcTAATCTCTTTGCTGGCTCTCCTTCTGGGCTAGTACGACTTCCCATGGCAGACTGCAGTAAATATCGCTCCTGTGCCGATTGTATTCTGGCCCGGGATCCCTTCTGCGCATGGAATTTGAGCAGCAGCCGCTGTGTGGACTCCAATTCACAGGATGA GGATGCACTGCTTCAAGACATTGAAAACTTTGATACATCAATGTGTGAGGTCCAGTATATGAAATTAT CAAAGCCCTCCTCGAGAAATCTCACCGTGGCCATCGGGACAAATGTGGTTCTCCCTTGTGAGCTGACCTCCAACCTGGCTCAGCCCATATGGAAGTTCAATGGTCAGGATCTGAGACCGGATGATAATGACTCTGTGCTGTATGATATCACTCTACAGGCCCTGGTCATCCTTGGAGTTAGCGTTCACCATTCTGGGACATACAGTTGCTTCTCGGTTGAACAGGGGGCTCAGTTTCCTTCGAAGCATTACCAGCTAAACGTGGTGGCGTCCCCGTCCCTGACTCTGGAATCTTCTGCTCCTATGGATGGCTTAGGTTTGGTGTGGATGATGGTTATAGCCCTTGGAGCCGTGTGTTTGGCCCTATTTCTGGCTGTAGTCTATCTGCGAAGGAAGCTACAAGACGAGATGGAGAAAGGTTCAAAGTCCCTGGAGAATACTCTTGTATACCCCATCCAGTTACCGTCACAACCCAAAATTGCAAAGTGCCTGCCTAGTGCAGACTCTGATGAGAAACTATGGGATCCTTCTTCTTATTACTATTCTGATGGATCACTTAAGATAGTCCCAGGTCATGCACTGTGCCAGAACAGCACTGGTTCCTCCTCTCCATCTGGTAATGGCATCCCTGGCCAACCCCTACCTTCACCACCTCTTCACTCCCCCAACCATATGCTGCTCTCAGGTGTCCGAGGCTCCAGCAGTAATGGGTATATACGGCTAACGCTAGGTGGGGGAATCAATGAGGAGCGCCCCCCGCTCGGGGACCTAAATGAAGAACTGAGGTGGAAATTGAAGCAGAGGCAAGCTTTGCCGGACTCCAACCCTGAGGAATCGTCTGTCTGA